In Archangium violaceum, the following are encoded in one genomic region:
- a CDS encoding immune inhibitor A domain-containing protein, translated as MRVIPWLASLLALTATPARADRPWYEQPQDEAAALRALETQGSDDIPHPLGERQRALRMRALQEKLAGRTTGRVHQLAGGQFVELELERKDKVFVVLVEFGDQVSSYGGEPGPLRNQIPQPDRRVDNTTIWKPDFDRKHYEQLYFSTRPGYDSVANYYRAVSSGRYTVGGTVTDWVKVPWNEARYGNNACGRNNCTSVWYLVADAIDVWTAQQLAAGKTPEQIKAYLDTFDTWDRYDHDGDGDFDEPDGYIDHFQIVHAGAGEETGGGAQGTHAVWSHRWFAFSNKTAPSGPGPVFNPMGGTRFGTVDKWVGDYTIQPENGGLGVFAHEYGHDLGLPDQYDTRPQGADNATGFWTLMSSGSYLGDGTIDIGSRPGDLLAWDKLQLGWLDYDVARAGKRSHHTLGPAETTHWTARQALLVQLPQKERVQPVFPPYSGSFAWHGGIGDGLDVRMTRTLTLPAAASVSLDLRAWFDIETDWDYAYVSVSTDGTNFVNLPGTITTQSDPNGQNEGHGITGASGSWVPASFDLSAYAGWTVQLRLRYWTDVNTHGRGILFDELAIVADGAPVFSDGAESAPNGWTLEGFLQSDGQYRSLHEHYYLAEYRQYRGYDRGLETGPYNFSYRADGLEDYVEHYAYNPGLLVTYVDSSMSDNNVSAHPGEGRVLVVDARPTPLIRGDGQPWAARVQVHDATFGLERSFPLSLKYNGAPRSEYPSRPAVPVFNDLKPHWFPDAPYAGVKLPATGTVIEVLSTYWWDGFMRVRVRPAY; from the coding sequence ATGAGAGTCATTCCCTGGCTGGCCAGCCTCCTGGCGCTCACGGCGACCCCCGCGCGCGCGGATCGCCCCTGGTACGAGCAGCCCCAGGACGAGGCCGCGGCGCTGCGTGCCCTCGAGACACAAGGCTCCGATGACATCCCCCACCCGCTCGGGGAGCGGCAGCGGGCGCTGCGGATGAGGGCCCTCCAGGAGAAGCTCGCGGGCAGGACCACCGGCAGGGTGCACCAGCTGGCCGGGGGCCAGTTCGTGGAGCTGGAGCTGGAGCGCAAGGACAAGGTCTTCGTGGTGCTCGTCGAGTTCGGCGACCAGGTGAGCAGCTACGGGGGCGAGCCGGGTCCCCTGCGCAACCAGATTCCCCAGCCGGACCGGCGCGTCGACAACACCACCATCTGGAAGCCCGACTTCGACCGCAAGCACTACGAGCAGCTCTATTTCTCCACCCGGCCCGGCTACGACTCGGTGGCCAATTACTATCGCGCCGTGTCCTCCGGCCGGTACACCGTCGGCGGCACGGTGACCGACTGGGTCAAGGTGCCCTGGAACGAGGCCCGCTACGGCAACAACGCCTGCGGCCGCAACAACTGCACCAGCGTCTGGTACCTCGTCGCCGACGCCATCGACGTCTGGACGGCCCAACAGCTCGCCGCCGGCAAGACGCCCGAGCAGATCAAGGCCTACCTGGACACCTTCGACACCTGGGACCGGTACGACCACGACGGGGACGGCGACTTCGACGAGCCGGACGGATACATCGACCACTTCCAGATCGTCCACGCGGGCGCGGGCGAGGAGACGGGCGGTGGCGCGCAAGGCACCCATGCCGTCTGGAGCCACCGCTGGTTCGCCTTTTCCAACAAGACGGCGCCCTCGGGTCCGGGCCCGGTGTTCAATCCCATGGGCGGCACGCGCTTCGGCACGGTGGACAAGTGGGTGGGTGACTACACCATCCAGCCGGAGAACGGCGGCCTGGGCGTCTTCGCGCACGAGTACGGCCATGACCTCGGCCTGCCGGACCAGTACGACACCCGCCCCCAGGGCGCCGACAACGCCACCGGCTTCTGGACCCTCATGTCCTCCGGCTCCTACCTGGGCGATGGCACCATCGACATCGGCTCACGCCCCGGCGACCTCCTCGCCTGGGACAAGCTCCAGCTCGGCTGGCTCGACTACGACGTGGCCCGGGCCGGCAAGCGCTCCCACCACACGCTCGGTCCCGCGGAGACGACCCATTGGACGGCGCGGCAGGCCCTGCTCGTCCAGCTCCCCCAGAAGGAGCGCGTGCAGCCCGTGTTCCCGCCCTACTCGGGCAGCTTCGCCTGGCACGGTGGCATCGGGGACGGCCTGGACGTCCGCATGACGCGCACCCTCACGCTGCCGGCCGCGGCCTCCGTCTCGCTCGACCTGAGAGCCTGGTTCGACATCGAGACGGACTGGGACTACGCCTACGTCTCCGTCTCCACGGACGGCACGAACTTCGTCAACCTGCCGGGCACCATCACCACCCAGAGCGATCCCAACGGCCAGAACGAGGGCCACGGTATCACCGGCGCTTCCGGGAGCTGGGTGCCCGCCTCCTTCGACCTGAGCGCGTATGCGGGATGGACCGTGCAGCTCCGCCTGCGCTACTGGACGGACGTCAACACCCACGGCCGCGGCATCCTGTTCGATGAGCTGGCCATCGTGGCGGATGGCGCGCCCGTGTTCTCCGACGGCGCGGAGAGCGCTCCGAACGGGTGGACGCTCGAGGGCTTCCTCCAGAGCGACGGCCAGTACCGGAGCCTCCATGAGCATTACTACCTGGCCGAGTACCGCCAGTACCGCGGCTACGACAGGGGATTGGAGACGGGCCCGTACAACTTCTCCTACCGCGCGGACGGCCTGGAGGACTACGTGGAGCACTACGCGTACAACCCGGGTCTGCTCGTGACTTACGTGGACAGCTCCATGTCCGACAACAACGTCAGCGCGCATCCGGGCGAGGGCCGCGTGCTCGTCGTCGACGCGCGCCCCACGCCGCTCATCCGGGGGGATGGTCAGCCCTGGGCCGCCCGCGTGCAGGTCCACGACGCGACCTTCGGCCTGGAGCGCTCCTTCCCGCTGTCACTCAAGTACAACGGAGCCCCGCGCAGCGAGTACCCGTCCCGGCCCGCCGTGCCCGTGTTCAACGACCTGAAGCCGCACTGGTTCCCCGACGCCCCCTACGCGGGCGTGAAGCTGCCGGCCACGGGCACCGTCATCGAGGTCCTCTCCACCTACTGGTGGGACGGCTTCATGCGGGTACGCGTCCGCCCGGCCTACTGA
- a CDS encoding phosphatase PAP2 family protein codes for MRRLRRVLHEKTLAGALRGDVHLRGVDVVILVSCAVAALALAGPARWAPGATESSVWFLALALGPLVLRTLEAAFPRHQMLAFVASFWLLPVLSVSHGLLNPLVDAITPVLRDAQLAAMDQLLLGAQASVLLGHVVPPWLTEILMICYYGHFIWPVALAGVLYFTGQRSSFDEYLLALSLFFSFNYFSYALVPAIGPRYFLFHSFSEPLSGLWLTPFLDSVMRTPPFARDCFPSGHTGVTLLVLLYAFRFERRVFRVMLLPGLGLIAATLVGRFHYLTDLLCAVPLVAVVVGLALVWSRSGATSPSSPEERAGVRTA; via the coding sequence ATGAGACGTCTCCGACGGGTTCTGCACGAGAAGACTCTCGCGGGTGCGCTGCGCGGGGACGTGCACCTGCGAGGGGTGGATGTCGTCATCCTGGTGTCCTGCGCGGTGGCCGCCCTGGCGCTCGCGGGGCCGGCGCGGTGGGCGCCCGGGGCCACGGAGTCCTCCGTCTGGTTCCTGGCGCTCGCGCTGGGGCCGCTGGTGCTGCGCACACTGGAGGCCGCCTTCCCCCGGCACCAGATGCTGGCCTTCGTGGCCTCCTTCTGGCTGCTGCCGGTGTTGAGCGTCAGCCACGGGCTGCTCAATCCCCTGGTGGACGCCATCACCCCGGTGCTGCGCGATGCCCAGCTCGCGGCCATGGACCAGCTGCTGCTCGGCGCGCAGGCCTCGGTGTTGCTCGGGCACGTGGTGCCTCCCTGGCTCACGGAGATCCTGATGATCTGCTACTACGGCCACTTCATCTGGCCGGTGGCGCTGGCGGGGGTGCTGTACTTCACCGGGCAGAGGAGCTCCTTCGACGAGTACCTGCTGGCGCTCAGCCTCTTCTTCTCCTTCAACTACTTCAGCTACGCGCTGGTGCCGGCCATCGGCCCGCGCTACTTCCTCTTCCACTCCTTCTCCGAGCCCCTGAGCGGGCTGTGGCTGACGCCCTTCCTGGACTCGGTGATGCGCACGCCGCCCTTCGCGCGGGACTGCTTTCCCTCGGGGCACACGGGAGTCACGCTGCTGGTGCTGCTGTATGCCTTCCGCTTCGAGCGGCGCGTCTTCCGCGTGATGTTGCTGCCGGGCCTGGGTCTCATCGCGGCCACCCTGGTGGGACGCTTCCATTACCTGACGGATCTGCTGTGCGCGGTGCCGCTGGTGGCGGTGGTGGTGGGGCTCGCCCTGGTGTGGAGCCGGTCGGGCGCGACGTCCCCGTCCTCTCCCGAGGAACGCGCGGGGGTTCGGACGGCGTAG
- a CDS encoding LysE family transporter, with protein sequence MAFAFGFIGSMPLTGPIAVMVFSLGVRKRYGVAVRVGLGAAAAEALYATVAFWGFTTFLADRPIILPISHGVSTLVLAVLGVYFLRWRPEAEEEEPSGRRAWHVTGFLLGFTLSALNPTLLATWSAAVAFLYSRQLLTFSEVLALPFGAAAGAGVACWELLFVWLLRRYENQLPRSALTWVVRGMGLLLIAAAFLAGRDLVRELSGTTR encoded by the coding sequence ATGGCCTTCGCGTTCGGGTTCATCGGCTCCATGCCGCTGACGGGTCCGATCGCGGTGATGGTGTTCTCCCTGGGGGTCCGCAAGCGCTACGGCGTGGCCGTGCGCGTCGGCCTGGGAGCGGCGGCGGCGGAAGCCCTCTATGCCACCGTGGCCTTCTGGGGCTTCACGACGTTCCTCGCGGACCGCCCCATCATCCTTCCCATCTCGCATGGTGTGAGCACCCTCGTACTGGCGGTGCTCGGGGTGTACTTCCTCCGGTGGAGGCCCGAGGCGGAGGAGGAGGAGCCCTCCGGCCGGCGGGCCTGGCATGTCACGGGCTTCCTGCTCGGCTTCACCCTCTCCGCGCTCAATCCCACCCTGCTGGCCACGTGGAGCGCGGCGGTCGCGTTCCTCTACTCGCGGCAGCTCCTCACCTTCTCCGAGGTGCTCGCGCTCCCCTTCGGTGCCGCGGCGGGCGCGGGCGTGGCCTGCTGGGAGCTGCTGTTCGTCTGGCTGCTGCGTCGCTATGAGAATCAACTACCGCGCTCCGCGTTGACCTGGGTGGTGCGCGGCATGGGTCTGCTTCTCATCGCGGCGGCTTTTCTCGCCGGGCGAGACCTCGTCCGCGAGCTGTCGGGAACCACGCGCTGA
- a CDS encoding sigma-54-dependent transcriptional regulator, whose product MAQVLVVDDEVKLGKLVAEALELDGHAVTRVTGGRGALVELARGGFDVVLTDLRMPEVDGLEVLKAAQALPTPPSVVMMTAYGSAENAVAAMKAGAADYLTKPFAMDEVRLRVRRLAEQRAAETKSERLVRRLTPDLVAESPRMKQALGAARQVAASDASVVLLGESGTGKSQLARLIHYSSKRAAGPLVEVHCAALPETLLEGELFGHEKGAFTGATERKAGHLAAADGGTLFLDEIGEVTPATQVKLLRFLQEREFVPLGSTQARKVDVRVVAATNRDLVAAVREGRFREDFYYRLNVFSIEVPPLRERKEDIVPMARAFLSRKGLPASKLSKEAEARLAGYGWPGNVRELENMLERALILSGEGDIAAEHVGAGGPSLSRGGSRAVRAADVLGEGFNLDAFERELLYAALERAGGNKTAAAKLLGITRRRLYSRLQSLGEKVTETEGD is encoded by the coding sequence ATGGCGCAGGTGCTGGTGGTGGACGACGAGGTGAAGCTCGGCAAGCTCGTGGCGGAGGCGCTGGAGCTGGACGGGCACGCGGTGACGCGGGTGACGGGCGGGCGCGGGGCGCTGGTGGAGCTGGCGCGCGGCGGCTTCGACGTGGTGCTGACGGACCTGCGGATGCCGGAGGTGGACGGGCTGGAGGTGCTGAAGGCGGCGCAGGCGCTGCCCACACCGCCCTCGGTGGTGATGATGACCGCGTACGGGAGCGCCGAGAACGCGGTGGCGGCGATGAAGGCCGGGGCGGCGGACTACCTCACCAAGCCCTTCGCGATGGACGAGGTGCGGCTGCGGGTGAGGCGGCTGGCCGAGCAGCGCGCGGCGGAGACGAAGAGCGAGCGGCTGGTGCGGCGGCTCACGCCGGACCTGGTGGCGGAGAGCCCTCGGATGAAGCAGGCGCTGGGGGCGGCGCGGCAGGTGGCGGCGAGCGACGCGAGCGTGGTGCTGCTGGGCGAGAGCGGGACGGGCAAGAGCCAGCTGGCGAGGCTCATCCACTATTCGAGCAAGCGCGCGGCGGGGCCGCTGGTGGAGGTGCACTGCGCGGCGCTGCCGGAGACGCTGCTGGAGGGCGAGCTGTTCGGCCACGAGAAGGGCGCGTTCACGGGGGCCACGGAGCGCAAGGCGGGGCACCTGGCGGCGGCGGATGGGGGGACGCTGTTCCTGGACGAGATTGGCGAGGTGACACCGGCCACGCAGGTGAAGCTGCTGCGCTTCCTGCAGGAGCGCGAGTTCGTACCGCTGGGGAGCACGCAGGCGCGCAAGGTGGACGTGCGCGTGGTGGCGGCGACGAACAGGGATCTGGTGGCGGCGGTGCGGGAGGGGAGGTTCCGCGAGGACTTCTACTACCGGCTGAACGTCTTCAGCATCGAGGTGCCGCCGTTGCGCGAGCGCAAGGAGGACATCGTGCCGATGGCGCGGGCCTTCCTGTCGCGCAAGGGGCTGCCGGCCTCGAAGCTGTCGAAGGAGGCGGAGGCGCGGCTGGCGGGGTACGGGTGGCCGGGCAACGTGCGCGAGCTGGAGAACATGCTGGAGCGCGCGCTCATCCTGTCGGGGGAAGGGGACATCGCGGCGGAGCATGTGGGCGCCGGGGGGCCCTCGCTGTCGAGGGGTGGGAGCAGGGCGGTGCGGGCGGCGGACGTGCTGGGCGAGGGCTTCAACCTGGATGCCTTCGAGCGTGAGCTGCTGTACGCGGCGCTGGAGCGGGCCGGGGGGAACAAGACGGCGGCGGCGAAGCTGCTGGGAATCACGCGCAGGCGCCTCTACTCGCGCTTGCAGAGCCTGGGCGAGAAGGTGACGGAGACAGAGGGCGACTGA